In Saprospiraceae bacterium, a genomic segment contains:
- the map gene encoding type I methionyl aminopeptidase, whose translation MVYLKTEEEIQQIKVSCQLVSQTLAEIAKILRPGVTGLELDALAGTFIQDHKATPAFKGYHGFPANLCISLNEQVVHGIPNNLPIKEGDVVSVDCGVQFNGFFGDSAYSFAVGDVHDGVLNLLKATLKSLWLGIGQAIAGNRIGDISNAIQEYTEVHHHYGVVRELVGHGIGRQLHEPPDVPNFGKKGKGMVLKEGLVIAIEPMINLGTHRVKQLKDGWTIATQDKKTSAHYEHTIVVRKDRAECLSDHTIIETSVKNNKELTEIA comes from the coding sequence ATGGTTTACCTCAAAACTGAAGAGGAAATCCAACAAATCAAAGTAAGTTGCCAGTTGGTAAGTCAGACGTTGGCAGAAATTGCTAAGATCCTCAGACCTGGTGTTACGGGTTTGGAATTGGATGCACTTGCCGGTACTTTTATACAAGATCATAAGGCGACTCCTGCATTTAAAGGCTATCATGGCTTTCCAGCAAATCTTTGCATTTCATTGAACGAACAAGTAGTGCATGGCATACCAAATAACTTGCCTATCAAAGAAGGCGATGTCGTGTCAGTAGATTGTGGAGTACAGTTCAATGGATTCTTTGGTGATTCTGCTTATTCTTTTGCCGTTGGAGATGTTCATGATGGAGTTTTAAATCTATTAAAAGCTACCCTTAAATCACTTTGGCTTGGTATCGGCCAGGCTATTGCAGGAAATCGCATAGGCGATATCAGTAATGCCATTCAGGAGTACACAGAGGTCCATCATCACTATGGAGTCGTAAGAGAGCTCGTTGGCCATGGAATCGGTAGACAGCTCCATGAACCGCCTGATGTGCCAAATTTTGGAAAAAAAGGGAAGGGTATGGTCTTAAAGGAAGGATTGGTTATTGCCATCGAGCCTATGATCAATCTTGGAACCCATCGCGTGAAACAATTAAAGGATGGTTGGACCATTGCAACTCAGGATAAAAAAACCTCAGCGCACTACGAACATACCATTGTTGTTAGAAAAGATAGGGCAGAATGCCTCTCAGATCACACAATAATTGAAACTTCCGTTAAAAATAACAAAGAATTGACAGAAATTGCGTAA
- the infA gene encoding translation initiation factor IF-1, producing the protein MAKKDLIIQDGIIEEALSNAMFRVRLQNDHLIIATISGKMRMNYIRILPGDKVSVEMSPYDLSRGRITYRYK; encoded by the coding sequence ATGGCAAAAAAAGACCTGATAATCCAGGATGGAATCATAGAAGAAGCCCTTTCAAACGCAATGTTTAGAGTGCGACTGCAAAATGACCATCTGATAATCGCCACAATTTCAGGTAAAATGCGGATGAATTACATCAGGATATTGCCAGGAGATAAGGTTTCGGTAGAAATGAGCCCTTACGACTTGTCGCGAGGACGTATTACTTATAGATATAAATAA
- the rpmJ gene encoding 50S ribosomal protein L36, which yields MKVRTSIKKRTVDCKFVRRKGRLYIINKKNPKYKQRQG from the coding sequence ATGAAAGTCAGAACTTCGATTAAAAAGCGAACCGTTGATTGCAAGTTTGTCCGCAGAAAGGGCAGGCTGTACATTATTAATAAAAAGAATCCTAAATACAAACAACGTCAAGGATAG
- the rpsM gene encoding 30S ribosomal protein S13, whose translation MARISGIDLPRNKRGVIGLTYIYGIGPTSAKNILSKVGLNESVRVVDWSNDQVQAIAKVIQEEYRVEGELRSDVQLSIKRLMDIASYRGIRHRKGLPVRGQRTKTNARTRKGKRKTVANKKKATK comes from the coding sequence ATGGCACGTATATCAGGAATAGATTTACCAAGAAACAAAAGAGGCGTAATAGGCCTCACTTATATTTATGGCATAGGTCCAACCTCTGCAAAAAATATTTTAAGTAAAGTAGGGCTTAATGAAAGTGTACGCGTCGTGGATTGGTCCAATGACCAGGTTCAGGCGATCGCTAAAGTCATACAAGAAGAGTATAGAGTTGAGGGAGAACTTCGCTCAGATGTCCAGTTGAGTATTAAAAGGCTTATGGATATTGCTAGTTACCGAGGTATCAGACATAGAAAAGGTTTGCCGGTAAGAGGACAACGAACCAAAACCAATGCAAGAACTCGTAAAGGCAAACGGAAGACGGTTGCAAACAAGAAAAAAGCTACTAAATAA
- the rpsD gene encoding 30S ribosomal protein S4, translating to MARYTGPVTKKSRSFGQSLTGYDKSFERKKYAPGQHGPSRRKKQRSDYALQLIEKQKAKYTYGVLERQFRNIFHDAHKKGGITGENLFQYLEARLDNTVYRMGISTTRKGARQLVSHRHIMVNGKLVNIPSARLRPGDVVTVRGKSQGLELIRHNVAQKTDMRKYAWLEWNPDKMEGKFIQYPTRDQVPEPINEQLIVELYSK from the coding sequence ATGGCTAGATATACTGGACCGGTAACAAAAAAATCAAGATCTTTTGGTCAATCCCTCACGGGTTATGACAAATCTTTCGAACGCAAAAAGTATGCTCCGGGTCAACATGGACCTTCCCGCAGAAAAAAGCAGCGCTCTGATTATGCTTTGCAGTTGATCGAAAAGCAAAAAGCAAAATATACTTACGGTGTACTTGAAAGACAATTCAGAAACATTTTCCACGATGCCCATAAAAAAGGTGGCATCACTGGAGAAAATCTTTTTCAGTATCTGGAAGCACGTCTTGATAATACCGTTTATCGGATGGGGATTTCAACTACGAGAAAAGGTGCTCGTCAGTTGGTTTCACATCGCCATATCATGGTGAATGGTAAACTCGTCAACATTCCTTCAGCTCGATTAAGACCTGGTGATGTGGTCACGGTACGTGGAAAATCACAAGGATTGGAGCTCATTCGCCATAACGTAGCTCAAAAAACAGATATGCGCAAATACGCATGGCTGGAATGGAATCCGGATAAAATGGAAGGCAAGTTTATACAATACCCAACACGCGATCAAGTTCCGGAACCCATCAACGAGCAGCTGATCGTCGAATTGTATTCTAAATAA
- a CDS encoding DNA-directed RNA polymerase subunit alpha: MSILNFQKPDKIILQKATDFEGTFEFKPLEPGFGQTVGNSLRRILLSSLEGFAISYVRIAGVEHEFSTIKGVMEDVVEVILNLKQVRLKPAMDANSLKEEKIYLSISGKDSFVAGDIQNATNVFTVTNPDLVICRMEPFVNLELELTISKGRGYVPADEMITKDLPIGIIPVDAIYTPIKKVSYSVSNTRVGQKTDFEKLLLDVKTDGTIHPEDAVKEAARIMIQHLMLITDENITFEDSVRKEDVIVDEHILHMRKLLKTPLEDLDLSVRAYNCLKAAKINSLAELVRYDTHELLKFRNFGKKSLVEIEELLQLKNLSFGMDLSKYKLDED, translated from the coding sequence ATGAGTATATTAAACTTTCAAAAGCCGGATAAAATCATTCTTCAAAAAGCAACCGACTTTGAAGGAACGTTTGAATTCAAACCACTGGAACCAGGTTTTGGACAAACAGTGGGCAACTCTTTAAGAAGAATATTATTGTCTTCATTAGAAGGCTTTGCTATTTCTTATGTTCGAATTGCAGGCGTTGAGCACGAATTTTCTACCATTAAAGGTGTTATGGAAGACGTCGTGGAAGTAATCCTGAATCTCAAACAGGTTCGTTTGAAACCTGCGATGGATGCCAATAGCTTAAAGGAAGAAAAAATCTACCTATCCATCAGCGGAAAAGATTCATTTGTTGCCGGTGATATCCAAAATGCAACGAATGTATTTACTGTAACCAATCCTGATTTGGTCATTTGTCGCATGGAACCTTTTGTTAATTTAGAACTGGAGTTGACCATTTCAAAAGGTAGAGGTTATGTTCCCGCAGATGAAATGATTACCAAAGATTTACCAATAGGAATTATTCCTGTAGATGCCATATATACGCCGATTAAAAAAGTTTCTTATAGCGTTTCAAATACACGTGTAGGACAAAAAACGGACTTTGAAAAGTTGTTGCTCGATGTTAAAACGGATGGTACGATTCATCCTGAAGATGCCGTCAAAGAAGCTGCAAGAATTATGATTCAACATCTTATGTTGATTACGGATGAAAATATCACTTTTGAGGATTCTGTACGCAAAGAAGATGTGATTGTCGATGAGCATATTTTACATATGCGAAAACTTCTAAAGACACCTTTGGAAGATTTGGATTTGAGCGTAAGAGCCTACAACTGTTTGAAAGCTGCTAAAATCAATAGCCTTGCAGAATTGGTGCGTTACGACACACACGAATTGCTGAAGTTTAGAAATTTCGGAAAAAAATCTTTGGTTGAAATTGAAGAATTACTTCAATTGAAAAATCTGAGTTTCGGAATGGACTTGAGCAAATATAAATTAGACGAAGATTAG
- the rplQ gene encoding 50S ribosomal protein L17 yields the protein MRHGKAFNHLSRKKGHRVSLLRNLAISLIKHKRINTTLAKAKALRAFIEPLLTKAKNNTTHSRRIVFSYLQNNDAITELFAGVALKIADRPGGYTRVLRTGFRLGDGAEMAMIEMVDYNTEMVSASKSSAPEAEVKKTRRSRAKKKSDESSTAETTIQEETN from the coding sequence ATGCGCCACGGAAAAGCATTTAACCATCTAAGTAGAAAAAAAGGACATAGGGTTTCATTATTAAGAAATCTAGCCATCTCTTTGATAAAGCATAAAAGAATCAACACAACGCTGGCTAAAGCCAAGGCATTAAGAGCGTTTATTGAACCCCTTTTAACAAAAGCCAAAAACAATACAACACATTCAAGGCGTATCGTTTTTAGCTATCTGCAAAATAATGACGCTATTACCGAATTATTTGCTGGGGTAGCTCTAAAAATTGCCGACAGACCGGGTGGTTATACCCGCGTACTTCGCACCGGATTCCGTTTAGGAGATGGTGCTGAAATGGCAATGATCGAAATGGTTGATTACAATACAGAAATGGTCTCTGCTTCTAAATCTTCGGCTCCTGAGGCTGAAGTGAAGAAAACCAGGAGAAGTCGGGCTAAGAAAAAGTCAGATGAATCAAGCACTGCTGAAACAACCATTCAGGAAGAAACAAATTAA
- the carA gene encoding glutamine-hydrolyzing carbamoyl-phosphate synthase small subunit, with amino-acid sequence MSGTTQTNAFLLLEDGSYFEGFAAGKLGTVGGEICFNTSMTGYQEIYTDPSYYGQIMINTNVHIGNYGIVHSESESSSVQIRGLVCRNFSDHLSRPLAQDSLQSFLESNGIPCIHGIDTRALVRHIRIHGAMNAVISTEFNDLAKLKAFLQSVPSMEGLELASIVSTQSAYYYGNPQAEFKLAVMDYGIKKSILKQLDKAGFYMQVFPAKTDFESINRWNPDAFFLSNGPGDPMAMDYALENVQKFVETKKPVFGICLGHQLLSVTLGVPTFKMHHGHRGGNHPVLNLNTGLSEITSQNHGFAVDAEMLKRKSADISLTHINLNDKSVEGIEHKKLPVFGVQYHPEAGPGPHDSRYLFTQFYQNLSKLHQTTKITHE; translated from the coding sequence ATGTCAGGAACCACGCAAACCAACGCCTTTCTATTACTGGAAGATGGAAGTTATTTTGAAGGATTTGCAGCGGGTAAATTGGGCACAGTAGGAGGTGAGATCTGTTTTAATACAAGCATGACCGGGTATCAGGAAATCTATACAGATCCAAGCTATTACGGTCAGATTATGATTAATACAAATGTTCATATTGGGAATTATGGCATCGTTCATTCGGAATCGGAATCATCGTCTGTGCAAATCCGGGGCTTGGTTTGTAGAAATTTTTCGGATCATCTGAGCAGGCCTTTGGCTCAGGATTCCTTGCAATCCTTTTTAGAGTCAAACGGAATCCCATGCATTCACGGCATAGATACCAGGGCTCTCGTACGGCATATTCGTATCCATGGAGCCATGAATGCAGTAATATCAACGGAATTCAATGATTTGGCCAAGTTAAAAGCATTTCTTCAATCTGTACCATCTATGGAAGGATTGGAGTTGGCAAGCATTGTAAGTACCCAGTCTGCTTATTACTATGGAAACCCACAGGCTGAATTTAAGCTTGCAGTGATGGATTATGGCATTAAAAAAAGCATTCTGAAACAATTGGATAAGGCCGGATTCTATATGCAGGTATTTCCCGCAAAAACCGACTTTGAATCCATAAATCGATGGAATCCGGATGCATTTTTTCTGTCAAATGGCCCAGGTGATCCGATGGCCATGGACTATGCTTTGGAAAATGTTCAAAAATTCGTGGAAACTAAAAAACCGGTTTTTGGAATTTGTCTGGGTCATCAGTTATTAAGTGTTACACTTGGCGTTCCAACTTTCAAAATGCATCATGGACATAGAGGCGGTAATCACCCCGTATTGAATTTGAATACCGGACTCTCTGAAATCACAAGCCAAAATCATGGTTTTGCGGTTGATGCAGAGATGCTGAAGCGTAAATCTGCAGACATTAGTTTAACCCACATCAATTTAAACGATAAATCGGTTGAGGGAATAGAACACAAAAAGCTTCCGGTATTCGGAGTACAATATCATCCGGAAGCAGGTCCAGGTCCCCATGATTCCAGATACCTGTTTACCCAATTCTACCAGAATCTCAGCAAGCTGCATCAAACAACAAAGATTACACATGAGTGA
- the eno gene encoding phosphopyruvate hydratase, with protein sequence MSEIIDIRAREILDSRGYPTLEVEVETEFGVVQRAAIPSGASTGKHEALELRDGDANRYKGKGVLKACTFVEEELSDCLLGIEVSQQREIDQLMIEADGTENKSQFGANAMLGISLAVAKAAAMEAGLPLYRYVGGVNAAVLPVPMMNIINGGSHADNKLDFQEFMIMPVGASSFTEGLRMGAEVFHTLKKVLKEKSYSTNVGDEGGFAPNLRSNEEALDLIMQAIEQAGYKTGTDFVLAMDAAASEFYDDNIKKYVFHKSGSESLDAPGMVNYLNRLVDQYPIFSIEDGMAEDDWEGWKELTRLLGAKIQLVGDDVFVTNPLRIQKGIDMNVANSVLIKVNQIGTLTETIDAVQLAHRNKYKCVMSHRSGETEDTTIADLAVALNCGQIKTGSLSRSDRVAKYNQLLRIEWELGQQAHYPGKSIFDK encoded by the coding sequence ATGAGTGAAATTATTGATATTCGTGCAAGAGAAATATTGGACAGTCGTGGCTACCCAACCCTGGAGGTTGAAGTGGAAACGGAATTCGGTGTCGTACAACGTGCTGCTATTCCTTCAGGAGCTTCTACCGGAAAGCACGAGGCACTTGAGTTAAGAGATGGCGATGCCAATAGATATAAAGGGAAAGGTGTTTTAAAAGCCTGCACATTTGTAGAAGAAGAATTATCAGATTGTTTGTTAGGTATCGAAGTAAGTCAGCAAAGAGAAATCGATCAATTGATGATTGAAGCAGATGGTACCGAAAATAAATCCCAATTCGGGGCAAATGCTATGTTGGGTATTTCATTGGCAGTGGCAAAAGCTGCAGCAATGGAAGCGGGTTTACCTCTTTACCGTTACGTTGGTGGAGTTAATGCTGCGGTACTCCCGGTCCCTATGATGAATATTATAAATGGAGGATCACATGCAGATAATAAACTGGATTTTCAGGAATTTATGATTATGCCGGTCGGAGCTTCCAGTTTTACAGAAGGACTCCGCATGGGTGCAGAAGTGTTTCATACTTTAAAAAAAGTATTGAAAGAAAAATCATATTCAACAAATGTAGGTGATGAAGGTGGATTTGCGCCAAATTTGAGATCCAATGAAGAAGCATTGGATTTAATCATGCAAGCAATTGAACAAGCCGGATACAAAACAGGAACGGATTTTGTCCTTGCCATGGATGCTGCAGCAAGCGAATTCTACGACGATAATATCAAAAAATATGTATTTCATAAATCCGGATCGGAATCTCTCGATGCTCCAGGAATGGTCAATTACTTGAATCGTCTGGTAGACCAGTATCCAATTTTTTCAATTGAGGATGGAATGGCTGAAGATGATTGGGAAGGTTGGAAAGAACTGACTCGCTTATTGGGTGCTAAAATTCAATTGGTTGGCGATGATGTTTTTGTAACAAATCCTTTAAGAATTCAAAAAGGTATTGATATGAACGTAGCAAACTCCGTTTTAATAAAAGTGAATCAAATTGGCACTTTGACTGAAACAATTGATGCAGTGCAATTAGCTCATAGAAATAAATATAAATGTGTAATGAGCCACAGATCAGGTGAAACAGAAGATACTACAATCGCTGATCTCGCTGTTGCATTGAATTGTGGACAAATCAAAACTGGTTCATTGTCGAGGTCTGACCGGGTCGCCAAGTACAATCAATTGCTCCGGATCGAGTGGGAATTGGGACAACAGGCACACTATCCGGGAAAAAGTATATTTGATAAATAA
- the sucD gene encoding succinate--CoA ligase subunit alpha: MAVLVGAGSRVIVQGFTGKEGTFHAEQMIAYGTPVVGGVTPGKGGQMHLDRPVFNTVADAVKSVAANTSIIFVPPAFAADAIMEAAEAGIHLIVCITEGVPVQDMLKVKQYLKNYPTQLIGPNCPGIITPGEAKVGIMPGFIHKKGSIGIVSRSGTLTYEAVDQVTKAGLGQSTCIGIGGDPVPGTTTLEAIQLLMADYQTEGIVMIGEIGGNMETEAAEWIKAYGTKPVVGFIAGKTAPKGRKMGHAGAIIGGKADTAEAKMEVMAACGIHVVQSPADIGSTMKAVLNKA; encoded by the coding sequence ATGGCAGTTTTAGTTGGCGCCGGATCTAGAGTAATCGTTCAAGGATTTACAGGAAAAGAAGGCACATTTCATGCAGAACAGATGATTGCTTATGGTACTCCGGTTGTAGGTGGTGTTACACCCGGCAAAGGAGGCCAAATGCATTTAGACAGACCGGTTTTTAATACGGTCGCGGATGCTGTAAAATCAGTCGCCGCGAATACATCAATCATTTTTGTACCTCCGGCTTTTGCCGCAGATGCCATTATGGAAGCTGCTGAAGCAGGAATTCACCTCATCGTGTGCATCACTGAGGGGGTCCCCGTTCAGGATATGCTCAAAGTGAAGCAATATTTAAAAAATTATCCAACACAACTTATCGGGCCCAACTGTCCCGGAATTATTACGCCGGGCGAAGCTAAAGTGGGTATCATGCCCGGTTTTATACATAAAAAAGGAAGTATTGGCATCGTTTCGCGCTCTGGTACGCTCACTTATGAAGCGGTTGACCAGGTCACAAAAGCAGGCCTGGGCCAATCGACTTGCATCGGAATTGGTGGTGACCCCGTTCCGGGTACAACAACATTAGAAGCCATTCAATTGCTTATGGCAGATTATCAGACAGAAGGTATTGTTATGATCGGTGAAATCGGTGGTAATATGGAAACCGAAGCTGCTGAATGGATCAAAGCTTATGGAACGAAACCAGTGGTCGGTTTTATTGCAGGCAAAACTGCTCCAAAAGGCCGTAAAATGGGCCATGCCGGCGCTATCATCGGTGGTAAGGCAGATACGGCAGAAGCCAAGATGGAAGTGATGGCTGCCTGTGGAATTCATGTTGTTCAATCTCCGGCAGATATAGGTTCAACTATGAAAGCTGTCCTCAATAAAGCTTAA
- a CDS encoding fatty acid hydroxylase — translation MFTAIALIVGAFFFMEFMAWFTHKYIMHGILWSWHADHHDPIHLKKGFWEKNDRFFLVFALPSAACYMAGSFYPELRFLLYIGIGISIYGLCYFLVHDVYIHRRFNWFKQLETDYSKAVLRAHGAHHAKTTKEDGESFGMLLVHPRYFNKKKTKEEANKV, via the coding sequence ATGTTCACAGCAATTGCTTTAATCGTCGGTGCTTTCTTCTTTATGGAATTCATGGCCTGGTTTACTCATAAGTACATTATGCATGGAATTTTATGGTCATGGCATGCAGATCATCACGATCCGATTCATCTGAAAAAAGGATTTTGGGAAAAGAACGACCGTTTTTTCTTAGTTTTTGCATTACCCTCTGCAGCTTGTTATATGGCTGGCAGTTTTTATCCCGAGTTGAGATTTTTACTCTACATCGGTATTGGCATTTCCATTTATGGATTGTGTTATTTTCTAGTTCACGATGTTTACATCCACAGACGGTTCAATTGGTTTAAACAGTTGGAAACTGATTATTCTAAAGCTGTATTAAGAGCACATGGCGCCCATCACGCAAAGACCACAAAAGAAGATGGAGAATCTTTCGGAATGTTGCTGGTCCATCCCAGATATTTCAATAAGAAGAAAACAAAAGAGGAAGCAAATAAAGTTTAA